A part of Rhopalosiphum maidis isolate BTI-1 chromosome 3, ASM367621v3, whole genome shotgun sequence genomic DNA contains:
- the LOC113557393 gene encoding dual specificity tyrosine-phosphorylation-regulated kinase 2-like, with amino-acid sequence MSITVTTINPVSTIKEMPLSRNRPHILLSNNNGTSSTSNDSCISQSDCGSDHLPSLLKYSQILEKSNSTVNKLAKKCSKPSNLDIIVDKATSNIDLYVENKDALYGIGKSATSCLQPIIKHDDLSGSPNSKVTSLNKPKKKGFTPDYVCSKYSSSLSKFEKIEIFGFPEVYFFGIEADKKQRPFNGTQSLFDNDQGGYVFVPHDHVGYRYELLKVIGKGSFGQVVKAYDHKLNEHVALKIVRNEKRFYRQAQEEIRILEHLRKQDIHNLMNIIHMFDSFTFRKHMCITFELLSINLYELIKKNKYQGFSLQLVRKFSHSLLVCLDALYRNKIIHCDMKPENVLLKQHGRSGIKVIDFGSSCFEHQRVYTYIQSRFYRAPEVILGAKYGLPIDMWSLGCILVELFTGFPLFPGEDETDQLACIIELLGMPPKKLLDASKRSNYFISSRGYPRYCSQTTLPDGSTILKGSISRKGKARGPPESKDLSKALKGCDDPLFLDFITQCLEWDPERRITPAMALRHSWLRRRLPRPPAAEHQHYSQESTPTSLRVKLSESNHHQTLPMHSRNSQISGKLPQITSTCIM; translated from the exons ATGAGTATCACGGTCACCACCATTAATCCCGTATCGACAATTAAAGAGATGCCTTTGTCTCGGAACCGGCCGCACATATTGCTGTCCAACAACAATGGCACGTCGAGCACGTCCAATGACTCTTGTATATCGCAGTCGGACTGCGGTAGTGATCACCTGCCGTCATTACTCAAGTACTCACAAATTCTCGAGAAGTCTAATTCCACCGTTAACAAATTGGCGAAAAAATGTTCGAAACCATCAAACCTCGACATAATCGTTGACAAGGCGACGAGCAACATAGACTTGTATGTAGAGAACAAGGATGCGTTGTACGGCATCGGAAAATCTGCCACCTCTTGTCTTCAGCCAATTATCAAGCATGATGATTTGAGTGGTTCACCAAATTCAAAGGTCACGTCGCTGAACAAACCGAAAAAGAAAGGCTTCACACCCGACTATGTTTGTAGTAAATACAGCAGTAGTTTGagcaaatttgaaaaaatagagATATTTGGTTTCCCagaggtatatttttttggcaTTGAAGCAGACAAGAAGCAACGACCTTTCAACGGAACACAATCATTATTTGACAATGATCAAGGTGGATATGTATTTGTTCCTCATGACCATGTAGGTTATCGTTACGAATTGCTCAAAGTAATTGGCAAAGGCAGTTTTGGTCAAGTAGTCAAAGCATATGACCACAAGCTTAACGAACATGTCGCACTTAAAATTGTCAGAAACGAGAAACGGTTTTATCGGCAAGCCCAAGAAGAAATCAGAATATTAGAACATTTGCGCAAACAGGATATTCACAATTTAATGAACATTATTCATATGTTTGATAGTTTTACATTCAGAAAACATATGTGCATTACTTTTGAACTTTTATCCATCAATTTGTATGAACtaatcaagaaaaataaatatcaagggTTCAGTCTTCAATTAGTACGAAAATTTAGCCATTCACTACTTGTATGTCTTGATGCTTTATACcgcaacaaaataattcactGTGATATGAAACCAGAAAATGTTCTTTTGAAACAGCATGGCCGAAGTGGGATTAAG GTCATTGATTTTGGTTCAAGCTGTTTTGAACATCAGAGGGTGTATACATACATCCAAAGTCGCTTTTATCGAGCTCCTGAAGTAATCCTGGGTGCAAAATATGGACTTCCAATTGATATGTGGAGTTTAGGTTGCATTCTTGTAGAACTATTTACCGGTTTTCCATTATTTCCAGGTGAAGATGAAACTGATCAATTGGCTTGTATTATTGAACTTTTAGGAATGCCACCTAAAAAACTTTTAGATGCTTCAAAGCGTTCTAATTACTTCATAAGCTCTAGAGGGTATCCAAGGTATTGCTCCCAGACCACATTACCTGATGGCTCAACCATTCTCAAAGGAAGTATATCACGGAAGGGTAAAGCTCGAGGACCACCCGAATCTAAAGACTTATCAAAAGCGCTCAAAGGCTGTGATGATCCACTGTTCTTAGACTTTATTACTCAGTGCTTGGAATGGGACCCTGAGCGCCGTATCACACCTGCTATGGCGCTAAGACATAGTTGGTTACGTCGTAGACTTCCTCGCCCTCCAGCTGCTGAACATCAACATTATTCACAAGAAAGTACTCCTACTAGTTTACGGGTAAAATTATCTGAATCAAATCATCATCAAACATTGCCCATGCATTCCAGGAACTCTCAGATATCGGGTAAATTACCCCAGATCACATctacatgtattatgtaa